Part of the Virgibacillus necropolis genome, AGAAAACGAATTCCTTCAACAAGAATAACGCCAGATACCAAGCCGATAATAATGGAACCACCAAGTGATACATTCGCACAACCCGCAGTAATCCCAACTAGTCCGCCCAATACACCATTGAGCGAGAGAGACGGGTCAATTTTATTGAACCGTAGTTTCGTGTAAAAAGCCGCTGCAACAAGGGAAGCAGAAGTAGAAAGTAAAGTTGCTGCAACAACTCTTGGTACTAGACTAGGATCTGCTGCAAGCGTACTACCGCCATTAAACCCGAACCAACCTAACCATAGAATGAATACACCAAGTGCTCCTAATGGAATATTATGTCCAGGAATTGCGTTGATTTTTTTACCGCTGTATTTTCCAATACGTGGTCCAAGAATTAACACTACTGTCAACGCACCAACAGCGCCGGTCAAGTGAACAACCGATGAACCAGCGAAATCAACAAAACCTAATTGGGCTAACCATCCACCATTCCATACCCAGTGTCCGACCACAGGATAAATAACGGCAGTCATGGCAATCGTAATTATGATATAGCTGCTTAATTTTATTCTTTCTGCAACAGCACCTGAGATGATAGTCGCACATGTCGCTGCAAATACGGCTTGGAAAACAAAGAAATCAATATCTGCACGGCCACGGAGTAAAAACCCGTCTATACCAAAAAAGCCACCTGCAGATGTACCAAACATAAGACCAAATCCAATAACGAAATATAACAATGTTGCTAAACTAATAGTTAAAAAGTTTTTCATCAAGATATTTAATGAATTCTTTGCTCTTGTGAAACCCGATTCTACCATTGCAAATCCGGCATGCATGAAAAACACTAAAAACGCAGCAAGCATAACCCATACCAAGTTAATCGATAATTCCAGTGATTCTGTTGTCGGGGTTGCTGCATATGTTGGGGTTGCTATAGCTGAAAAAAGAATTAATAAAAAACCAGTTTTCTTAAACATTATTAATTTCCTCCTTGAAAAAAATTATAAAACTGCATCTTTACCACGCTCACCTGTACGGATTCTAATTGTATCTTCCACAGGATAAACAAATATTTTTCCATCGCCAACACTTCCTGTACCACATGCTTCAATAATTAAATCAACAATTTCATCTAATTGTTCGGCTTCCACAACCATTTCCACTTTTATCTTTGGAACAAGTTGTATCTCGAACGTTGTACCACGAAAAACACCTTTTTGCCCTTTTTGTTTTCCAGTTCCCGCAGCTTCTGTTACTGTCAATCCCCCAATACCGATTGAGGATAGTTTATTACGTAACGTTTGAAATTTATCTGGACGAATAATGGCTTCAATTTTTTTCATTTCTTTCCCCCTTTCTTTTATGTAAGGTTTTCTTACATAAAATGTTATGTTTACTATCATAGATTGTAGAAGTTAATTATGCAAGTGTTTTTGCTAAATTTTTAGAATATTTTAGTGGTAAGCGTTTTCAATTATAAGAAGGGTTTACTGTTGTTAGTTGCAATTACAAAGATTTACTTAACTTTGCTTATGAACGTGGAATAACGGAGACACAAACATTGAATGGGAGCTTGGGTAAGTACCAGATTTAACCAAAAAAGATGCCATACACGTGGTACCGAGTGTATGGCATCATGCGGTTATTGTAGTTTACGCTAGTTTGTTACTACTTTCCCTTTTTACAAGCTGGCCTTTCTGTTCTCTATATTTTAAGATGCCTTCCGCTGCTCGGTATGCTAGAGCACCCACTGTTCCTGTTGGATTATAGCCTCCATTGTGAGCGAATGCAGAAGCTCCGATAACAAATACATTATCCACGTCCCACATTTGTAAATAATTATTCAGTGCGGAGGTCTCAGGGTCTGCTCCCATGATCACTCCGCCAGTAATATGGTCATTTTGAGCAGGAACGATATCAAAGTGTTCCGTTAACTCCTTAGGTTCTACAACTTCAGCACCCATCTCAGTTAAGATTTCTGCACATCTTGCCGTGATATATTTATATAATGCTTGGTCCTGCTTCGTAAAATCATACGTCATTCGGAGCAATGGATTTCCATATGCATCTTTATATGTTGGATCAAGACTTAAATAATTGTTTCTGTGCGGCATGGAAGCACCTTGTGAAGTTACTGGTATCGAACGGTTAAACCATTTAATGGATTCTGCTTTAAACTCTTTTCCCCATCTCGGGGTACCACTTGGAGCTCCATTTTCGTTAATCGGCCTTTTCCCAAGCTGTTTCATTGTAATCGATCCACCATGGATGAAGTCTAAATCCGAATGGTCAAAGTTATCGTTGTTATAATCATCCAACGTGGTTCCAAGAGACCCTGCCCCCATAGCTGCATTGAACCTTTCCTTAAAGAAACCCGTTGCAACTGCAGTAATTTGATAACAATAATTTTTCCCGATTACACCAGTACCTGTTTCTGGATTATATGGACGTCCAAGCTCAGATTGTAACAGTAACCGTGTGTTGTTCAAGGTATAACTTGTTAACACAACAACATCTGCTAGCTGATCAAATTCTTCACCTGTTTGGACATCTACGTACCTGACACCTGTTGCTTTGTTCCCATCATGGATAATCCCTGTTACATTTGCATGCGTCCTTAGTTCAAAGTTTCCAGTTTTTAAGGCTGTAGGAATAACGGTTACATTTGGTGAAGACTTTGCCCCATACTCACAGCCAAATTTTTCACAAAAACCACAATACTGGCATTGGTTTAAAGTTTGGCCATCTGGGTTTTTGTACACTTCCGATATATTAGCAGATGGCTGACGAAATGGATGAAGCTTTAATTTTTTGGCAGCCTCCATATAGCGATCGAGAATTGGTGTACTTTTCATTGGTGGGGTTGGATATTCTTCTGTTCGTTCAGGTCTTAATGGATTTAGCTCCCCACTTGTTCCAGCCATTTTTTCAAACTGATGATAATACGGTGCTAGCTCATCGTACGTGATGCCCCAATCTTGAAGCGTATATTCTTTCGGAAGCTTATTTTTACCATATTTCTTATCTGTCATCGATTTAATTTCAAAATCATAAGGAGAGAAAAACCATGTATCCCCATTCCAATGAGCTCCTGCCCCACCTACACCCGTACCAATAAGAAACGCGCCATACTGACGCATAGGTAATGCCTGTTCATTGAGGCTATTTCGAAACGTTATTGTTTCTTTCGAAAGATCTTGCATCAATTCATATCGAATAGCATAGCGATATTCATCATGAACCATTTGAAAATCTTCAGTTGTTCTTTCTTCCCCCCGTTCAAGGCCAACGACTTTCAGACCTGCCTTCGTGAGCTCAGAAGCAATAATACCCCCTGCCCAGCCAACACCAACCGTTACTACATCTACTTTATTTAATTTTTTCGCCACAGTAATCCTCCCAATCTATAAGTTTTTATGAAAGATGATCCCTTAAAGACTTTGGTTTCATTTCGATAAACTTTTCACTTCCGATTTTGTTTAAATAAGTCATCTGGCTACCAGGAAAGTTCTTCATTTTCCATGCTTCCATGTCTGCATTACCACCATATAGCGGATCTGCGTATGCCCCAGAAATCGTCGCTGTTCGTAGCATTTCAAAAAAGTATGCTGAACTAACATGTTTCAGCTTAACTTCATCATTCTCGAATTTCTTTAAAATCTCGTCTTGTTGTTCTCCTTCCAAATCAATAAAGGAAGCATCGTAATTCGATTTACTCTCTTGTTCCATTGCTCGAATCCCTGCCATAAAAACGTCATGTCGTTTCAGCGGTGTCTGGTACCCTTGATAATCTGTTCCAGAGAAGAAAGGGCCCTTCATATACTCCCTTTCATTATGGCCGTAAGCTCCAGCCAGTTCGTGGTCGATAAAATATGGAACACCTAACTGGATTGCCCCAGCACCATTTTCATCTTTAGGGTAAATTCGCTCTGTCGCTGCACTAAGTATTTGGAAATCTGATTGCCTAGTAAAATACATTAAAGCACGATTAAAATTAGATTCCTTCGAAGAACCTGTAGATGGTTGCTCTGTTTCGCCGAAATAATTTGTACCAATAATAGATCCTAGTATCCCTCCACCGATCAAACCACCAGCTGCATAGCTTGAATTCCGGAT contains:
- a CDS encoding ammonium transporter — encoded protein: MFKKTGFLLILFSAIATPTYAATPTTESLELSINLVWVMLAAFLVFFMHAGFAMVESGFTRAKNSLNILMKNFLTISLATLLYFVIGFGLMFGTSAGGFFGIDGFLLRGRADIDFFVFQAVFAATCATIISGAVAERIKLSSYIIITIAMTAVIYPVVGHWVWNGGWLAQLGFVDFAGSSVVHLTGAVGALTVVLILGPRIGKYSGKKINAIPGHNIPLGALGVFILWLGWFGFNGGSTLAADPSLVPRVVAATLLSTSASLVAAAFYTKLRFNKIDPSLSLNGVLGGLVGITAGCANVSLGGSIIIGLVSGVILVEGIRFLETKAKIDDPVGAIGVHGICGIWGTLAVGLFDVAGGGGLFYGGGPDLFLTQLVGVVAVIVWTMLTVGSFTYAINKASSIRVSKEDEIAGLDFAEHGSNAYELKETLLTSETEPLYGKSIGSDLATRLNSLGKPS
- a CDS encoding P-II family nitrogen regulator, which gives rise to MKKIEAIIRPDKFQTLRNKLSSIGIGGLTVTEAAGTGKQKGQKGVFRGTTFEIQLVPKIKVEMVVEAEQLDEIVDLIIEACGTGSVGDGKIFVYPVEDTIRIRTGERGKDAVL
- a CDS encoding GMC family oxidoreductase; its protein translation is MAKKLNKVDVVTVGVGWAGGIIASELTKAGLKVVGLERGEERTTEDFQMVHDEYRYAIRYELMQDLSKETITFRNSLNEQALPMRQYGAFLIGTGVGGAGAHWNGDTWFFSPYDFEIKSMTDKKYGKNKLPKEYTLQDWGITYDELAPYYHQFEKMAGTSGELNPLRPERTEEYPTPPMKSTPILDRYMEAAKKLKLHPFRQPSANISEVYKNPDGQTLNQCQYCGFCEKFGCEYGAKSSPNVTVIPTALKTGNFELRTHANVTGIIHDGNKATGVRYVDVQTGEEFDQLADVVVLTSYTLNNTRLLLQSELGRPYNPETGTGVIGKNYCYQITAVATGFFKERFNAAMGAGSLGTTLDDYNNDNFDHSDLDFIHGGSITMKQLGKRPINENGAPSGTPRWGKEFKAESIKWFNRSIPVTSQGASMPHRNNYLSLDPTYKDAYGNPLLRMTYDFTKQDQALYKYITARCAEILTEMGAEVVEPKELTEHFDIVPAQNDHITGGVIMGADPETSALNNYLQMWDVDNVFVIGASAFAHNGGYNPTGTVGALAYRAAEGILKYREQKGQLVKRESSNKLA
- a CDS encoding gluconate 2-dehydrogenase subunit 3 family protein; its protein translation is MDEKSKSNMSRRKFIRNSSYAAGGLIGGGILGSIIGTNYFGETEQPSTGSSKESNFNRALMYFTRQSDFQILSAATERIYPKDENGAGAIQLGVPYFIDHELAGAYGHNEREYMKGPFFSGTDYQGYQTPLKRHDVFMAGIRAMEQESKSNYDASFIDLEGEQQDEILKKFENDEVKLKHVSSAYFFEMLRTATISGAYADPLYGGNADMEAWKMKNFPGSQMTYLNKIGSEKFIEMKPKSLRDHLS